Proteins from a genomic interval of Egibacteraceae bacterium:
- the rodA gene encoding rod shape-determining protein RodA codes for MSKVTFGDEPDRLARESVQRTWARLYAPGRHIDPFLLLAALGLTAFGLLMIYSATFHQLQARGVDSMYFVNRQVISLGVGLVAMVGVALFDYRVYRAWAPMLYLAAVIMLVVTALTGETVNASRAWIVLGGFQFQPAELAKPALILALAALFQERRESALGLRALLEAIGLAAVPMLLILAQPDLGTAIVFVAITFGVLLLARVRVRYLAALALIGVLSIIGALQLDIMEDYQVARITSFLDPSADPQGSGWNVEQAQIAIGSGQLAGQGLFRGSQTALAYVPENHTDFIFTVVGEELGFLGGSLLLGLYALLLWRALRITGMSRDTFGTLIGAGVVAVLGFQLFINVGMSVGVMPVTGLPLPFVSYGGTSLIGSYLMLGLLQNVHMRRFQ; via the coding sequence ATGTCGAAGGTCACCTTCGGAGACGAGCCCGACCGCCTCGCGCGGGAGTCGGTCCAACGCACGTGGGCGCGCCTCTACGCGCCCGGGCGTCACATCGACCCCTTCCTGCTCCTCGCGGCCCTCGGCCTCACCGCCTTCGGACTGCTCATGATCTACTCCGCGACGTTCCACCAGCTGCAGGCGCGCGGCGTGGACTCGATGTACTTCGTCAACCGCCAGGTCATCTCGCTGGGGGTCGGCCTCGTCGCGATGGTCGGCGTCGCGCTCTTCGACTACCGGGTGTACCGGGCGTGGGCGCCCATGCTCTACCTGGCGGCGGTCATCATGCTCGTCGTCACCGCCCTCACCGGCGAGACCGTCAACGCCTCCCGGGCCTGGATCGTGTTGGGCGGGTTCCAGTTCCAACCGGCCGAGCTCGCCAAACCCGCCCTCATCCTCGCCCTCGCCGCGCTGTTCCAGGAGCGGCGGGAGTCGGCGCTCGGGCTGCGTGCGCTTCTCGAGGCCATCGGGCTCGCCGCCGTGCCGATGCTGCTCATCCTCGCGCAGCCAGACCTCGGCACGGCGATCGTCTTCGTGGCGATCACCTTCGGGGTCCTGCTGCTCGCCCGCGTCCGCGTGCGCTACCTCGCCGCGCTCGCCCTGATCGGCGTGCTGTCGATCATCGGGGCGCTCCAGCTCGACATCATGGAGGACTACCAGGTCGCCCGCATCACCTCCTTCCTCGACCCCTCCGCAGACCCGCAGGGGTCGGGCTGGAACGTCGAGCAGGCCCAGATCGCCATCGGCTCCGGGCAGCTCGCCGGCCAGGGGCTGTTCCGGGGGTCGCAGACCGCGCTCGCCTACGTGCCGGAGAACCACACCGACTTCATATTCACCGTCGTTGGCGAGGAGCTGGGGTTCCTCGGCGGCAGCCTGCTGCTCGGGCTGTACGCGCTGCTGCTGTGGCGTGCCCTGCGCATCACCGGCATGTCCCGCGACACGTTCGGCACGCTCATCGGCGCCGGCGTCGTCGCGGTGCTCGGCTTCCAGCTCTTCATCAACGTCGGGATGTCGGTGGGTGTCATGCCGGTCACCGGGCTGCCACTGCCGTTCGTCTCGTACGGCGGCACGAGCCTCATCGGGTCCTACCTCATGCTGGGTCTGCTCCAGAACGTGCACATGCGTCGCTTCCAGTGA
- a CDS encoding valine--tRNA ligase, whose amino-acid sequence MLRELAKTYDPAEVEERLYTWWEKSGFFHAEPDDPGEPFSLAMPPPNVTGSLHLGHALTSAIEDALVRQARMSGRNAVWLPGMDHAGIATQNVVERQLAGEGLSRHDLGREAFVERVWAWKAESGGRIMRQQRRLGASCDWDREAFTLDAPRSRAVREVFCQLYDDGLVYRGNRIINWCPRCRTALSDIEVDHVEEDGELAYLRYPGADGSDGVVVATTRAETMLGDTGVAVHPDDERYAHLVGRTVRLPLQDRDIPVVADAHVDPGFGTGAVKVTPAHDPNDYEIGRRHDLEAVDVMTDEATIGPAGGAYAGLDRMECRERVKADLDALGLLVRVERRTHAVGHCSRCGTIVEPRLSDQWFVKVGPLAERAIEAVRDGRTRFVPPHHAKGFLDWLDNLHDWCISRQLWWGHRIPAWYDEDGNLHVLREDPPEGSGLRQDPDVLDTWFSSQLWPFTTLGWTHPGDTNPALEAWYPNTVMETGYDINTFWVSRMLMIGLHLLDDVPFRTVFNHGMVRDEHGKKMSKSFGNVIDPLDLIDRYGADALRFGLLRAAAPGQDVPIAEEWVEGARRFMNKLWNAARFVLGRTADGVPDGGLPPDGVLALEDRWILSRLEATRAAVDAAFAAYDLARAAQALYHFVWDEFCDWYLELAKLRRDPAAGQVLVHVLDVVLRLLHPIVPFVTEEVWRTVRGAGEDGTIMRAAWPAPDPQRRDRDAEEGFGALVDVVTELRRFRADHSLAPAARIDVVAVADAARRPVLETGIEGVTRLAGVGSWTFSAIAPAEAPVGKVVVPGAELYVPLLGVVDLDEERTRLQRELDKARAEVRRAESKLGNAGFVAKAPDAVVRSERDKLAAWRATVDKLTAQLDTLA is encoded by the coding sequence ATGTTGCGCGAGCTGGCCAAGACCTACGACCCCGCCGAGGTCGAGGAGCGCCTCTACACGTGGTGGGAGAAGTCGGGCTTCTTCCACGCCGAGCCGGACGATCCCGGCGAGCCGTTCTCGCTCGCCATGCCCCCGCCGAACGTGACCGGCAGCCTGCACCTCGGCCACGCGCTCACCTCGGCGATCGAGGACGCCCTCGTCCGCCAGGCCCGCATGAGCGGCAGGAACGCCGTGTGGCTGCCCGGCATGGACCACGCGGGCATCGCTACGCAGAACGTCGTCGAGCGTCAGCTCGCCGGGGAGGGCTTGTCCCGCCACGACCTCGGGCGGGAGGCGTTCGTCGAGCGGGTGTGGGCGTGGAAGGCCGAGTCGGGCGGGCGCATCATGCGCCAGCAGCGCCGGCTCGGCGCCTCGTGCGACTGGGACCGGGAGGCCTTCACGCTCGACGCGCCGCGCAGCCGGGCCGTCCGCGAGGTGTTCTGCCAGCTCTACGACGACGGCCTCGTCTACCGCGGCAACCGGATCATCAACTGGTGCCCGCGTTGCCGCACCGCGCTGTCGGACATCGAGGTCGACCACGTCGAGGAGGACGGCGAGCTCGCGTATCTGCGCTACCCCGGGGCCGACGGCTCCGACGGCGTCGTCGTGGCCACGACCCGGGCGGAGACGATGCTCGGCGACACCGGCGTGGCCGTGCACCCCGACGACGAGCGCTACGCCCACCTCGTCGGCCGCACGGTCCGCTTGCCCCTGCAGGACCGCGACATCCCCGTCGTGGCCGACGCCCACGTCGACCCCGGGTTCGGCACCGGCGCGGTGAAGGTGACGCCCGCGCACGACCCCAACGACTACGAGATCGGCCGCCGTCACGACCTCGAGGCGGTGGACGTCATGACCGACGAGGCCACGATCGGCCCCGCGGGCGGCGCCTACGCCGGTCTTGACCGCATGGAGTGCCGGGAACGCGTGAAGGCCGACCTCGACGCGCTCGGCCTGCTCGTGCGGGTCGAGCGCCGGACGCACGCCGTGGGGCACTGCTCGCGCTGCGGCACCATCGTGGAGCCGCGGCTGTCCGACCAGTGGTTCGTCAAGGTCGGGCCCCTCGCGGAGCGCGCCATCGAGGCGGTGCGCGACGGCCGCACGCGCTTCGTGCCCCCACACCACGCGAAGGGCTTCCTCGACTGGCTCGACAACCTTCACGACTGGTGCATCTCCCGGCAGCTGTGGTGGGGTCACCGGATCCCCGCCTGGTACGACGAGGACGGCAACCTCCACGTGCTGCGCGAGGACCCGCCGGAGGGTTCCGGGCTGCGCCAGGACCCCGACGTCCTCGACACCTGGTTCTCCTCGCAGCTGTGGCCGTTCACGACCCTCGGCTGGACCCACCCGGGCGACACGAACCCCGCGTTGGAGGCGTGGTATCCCAACACCGTCATGGAGACCGGCTACGACATCAACACCTTCTGGGTGAGCCGGATGCTCATGATCGGGCTGCACCTGCTCGACGACGTGCCCTTCCGCACGGTGTTCAACCACGGCATGGTCCGCGACGAGCACGGCAAGAAGATGTCGAAGTCCTTCGGCAACGTCATCGACCCGCTCGACCTCATCGACCGCTACGGCGCGGACGCGCTCCGCTTCGGTCTCCTGCGCGCGGCCGCACCCGGTCAGGACGTGCCGATCGCCGAGGAGTGGGTGGAGGGCGCGCGCCGCTTCATGAACAAGCTGTGGAACGCCGCCCGCTTCGTGCTCGGCCGGACCGCGGACGGCGTCCCGGACGGCGGCCTGCCACCGGACGGGGTGCTCGCCCTGGAGGACCGCTGGATCCTGTCCCGCCTCGAGGCCACCCGCGCCGCCGTCGACGCCGCCTTCGCCGCGTACGACCTCGCGCGCGCCGCCCAGGCGCTCTACCACTTCGTGTGGGACGAGTTCTGCGACTGGTACCTCGAGCTCGCGAAGCTGCGCCGCGACCCCGCCGCCGGCCAGGTCCTCGTCCACGTGCTCGACGTCGTGCTGCGCCTGCTCCATCCGATTGTTCCGTTCGTCACCGAAGAGGTCTGGCGCACGGTGCGGGGGGCCGGCGAGGACGGCACGATCATGCGCGCCGCCTGGCCGGCGCCCGACCCGCAGCGCCGCGACCGCGACGCCGAGGAGGGGTTCGGGGCCCTCGTCGACGTCGTCACCGAGCTGCGGCGCTTCCGGGCGGACCACAGCCTCGCGCCCGCGGCCCGCATCGACGTCGTCGCCGTGGCCGACGCAGCCCGTAGGCCCGTGCTCGAGACCGGCATCGAGGGCGTCACCCGACTCGCCGGCGTCGGGTCGTGGACGTTCAGCGCGATCGCGCCGGCCGAGGCGCCGGTCGGCAAGGTCGTCGTGCCGGGCGCCGAGCTCTACGTGCCGCTCCTCGGGGTCGTCGATCTCGACGAGGAGCGCACCCGACTGCAGCGCGAGCTCGACAAGGCCCGCGCGGAGGTGCGCCGGGCCGAGAGCAAGCTCGGGAACGCGGGCTTCGTCGCCAAGGCTCCCGACGCGGTCGTCCGAAGCGAGCGCGACAAGCTCGCGGCGTGGCGTGCCACCGTCGACAAGCTCACCGCCCAGCTCGACACGCTCGCATGA
- the mrdA gene encoding penicillin-binding protein 2, with product MLTNSRPAALDAAESTRLRLTFLTLLVVSLFVLLFARLWFLQVMAGERYADRAEGNAVRTIATEAPRGKLLDRDGDVLVRNRYAMVVSVQPEQMGQRAGEILAEVADLLGMSMEQVTDRLENSRVSPLRPKPIAVDVPEEIAFYIHENGADRFPGVYAETLPRRDYPHGSLASHLVGYLGEISGEELAGDRYAGYRAGDLIGWSGVERTYESVLRGKEGLRRLEVNANNQVVRTVEETLPQPGADLRLTIDLEAQQTAEVALAEGMEVARRTRDRASGPQRGGYFRAPAGAVVVMDAATGEIVAIASNPAFDPARFVGGVDNEYWSYLQNPDSHFPLINRAIQASYPPGSVYKIVSAAAALEGGFMDTVELRDCPGRWEWGPSVYNNWKRSHSGAMNLATALVESCDTVFYALAREMWEHEQANRAEHEFLPAMSAAFGLGELTGIDLPVERRGVVPGRAWRRTYWEENRDTYCTKARQLEPNSYAQRVNADLCERGGDWRGGDAVNLSIGQGDLQTTPLQMANAFAAVANRGTLYRPHVAKEILHRDGTVTPIEPEVIGTLPVSPGHLAYIEEGLIGVTAPGGTAGSVFGSFPVTIAGKTGTAELKPKQPFAWFAGYNVAPVDGRTYVIVAMVEQGGGGSQTAAPIVRRIFEGLLPSVDESSIRPGATTD from the coding sequence GTGCTGACCAACTCCCGGCCCGCCGCCCTTGACGCGGCGGAGAGCACCCGTCTGCGGCTCACCTTCCTCACGTTGCTCGTGGTGAGCCTGTTCGTGCTGCTGTTCGCGCGGCTGTGGTTCCTCCAGGTGATGGCGGGGGAGCGCTACGCCGACCGTGCGGAGGGCAACGCCGTGCGCACCATCGCCACCGAGGCGCCCCGCGGCAAGCTGCTCGACCGCGACGGCGATGTGCTCGTGCGCAACCGCTACGCGATGGTCGTGAGCGTCCAACCGGAGCAGATGGGGCAGCGCGCCGGCGAGATCCTCGCCGAGGTCGCCGACCTCCTCGGCATGTCGATGGAGCAGGTCACCGACCGGCTCGAGAACTCCCGGGTCAGCCCGCTGCGGCCCAAGCCGATCGCGGTGGACGTGCCCGAGGAGATCGCCTTCTACATCCACGAGAACGGCGCCGACCGGTTCCCCGGGGTGTACGCAGAGACGCTGCCCCGCCGCGACTACCCCCACGGCTCCCTCGCGAGCCACCTCGTCGGCTACCTCGGCGAGATCAGCGGCGAGGAGCTCGCGGGCGACCGCTACGCCGGCTACCGCGCCGGGGACCTCATCGGGTGGTCCGGGGTCGAGCGCACCTACGAGTCCGTGCTGCGGGGCAAGGAGGGCCTCCGGCGCCTCGAGGTGAACGCGAACAACCAGGTGGTGCGCACCGTCGAGGAGACGCTGCCCCAGCCGGGGGCCGACCTGCGTCTCACGATCGACCTCGAGGCCCAGCAGACCGCCGAGGTGGCGCTGGCCGAGGGCATGGAGGTCGCGCGGCGAACCCGCGACCGTGCGAGCGGACCGCAGCGCGGCGGCTACTTCAGGGCACCCGCCGGCGCCGTCGTGGTCATGGACGCGGCCACCGGCGAGATCGTGGCCATAGCCTCGAACCCCGCGTTCGACCCGGCCCGCTTCGTCGGCGGGGTGGACAACGAGTACTGGAGCTACCTCCAGAACCCCGACAGCCACTTCCCGCTCATCAACCGGGCGATCCAGGCGAGCTACCCGCCGGGCTCCGTCTACAAGATCGTCTCCGCGGCCGCGGCGCTCGAGGGCGGCTTCATGGACACCGTCGAGCTGCGCGACTGCCCCGGCCGGTGGGAGTGGGGCCCCAGCGTCTACAACAACTGGAAGCGCAGCCACTCCGGGGCCATGAACCTCGCCACGGCACTCGTCGAGTCCTGCGACACGGTGTTCTACGCGCTCGCGCGGGAGATGTGGGAGCACGAGCAGGCCAACCGCGCCGAGCACGAGTTCCTGCCCGCGATGAGCGCGGCCTTCGGACTCGGCGAGCTGACCGGCATCGACCTGCCGGTCGAGCGCCGCGGGGTGGTCCCCGGTAGGGCGTGGCGGCGGACCTACTGGGAGGAGAACCGTGACACCTATTGCACGAAGGCCCGCCAGCTCGAGCCGAACAGCTATGCGCAGCGGGTGAACGCCGACCTGTGCGAGCGCGGCGGCGACTGGCGCGGCGGTGACGCGGTGAACCTGTCGATCGGTCAGGGCGACCTGCAGACGACCCCCCTGCAGATGGCGAACGCCTTCGCCGCCGTGGCCAACCGCGGGACGCTGTACCGCCCCCACGTGGCCAAGGAGATCCTCCACCGCGACGGGACCGTGACGCCGATCGAACCGGAGGTCATCGGCACGCTGCCGGTGAGCCCCGGGCACCTCGCGTACATCGAGGAGGGGCTCATCGGGGTCACCGCGCCCGGCGGCACCGCGGGCAGCGTGTTCGGGTCGTTCCCCGTCACGATCGCCGGCAAGACGGGCACCGCCGAACTGAAGCCGAAGCAGCCGTTCGCCTGGTTCGCGGGCTACAACGTCGCCCCGGTCGACGGTCGCACGTACGTCATCGTGGCGATGGTCGAGCAGGGCGGCGGCGGCAGCCAGACCGCCGCCCCGATCGTGCGCCGCATCTTCGAGGGGCTCCTTCCGTCCGTGGACGAGTCCTCTATCCGGCCCGGCGCGACGACGGACTAG
- the mreD gene encoding rod shape-determining protein MreD, with amino-acid sequence MIARAAMMTLVAMTALLLDTVVLPGLSFGMWRPDVLVLTVVGFALVDGPGTGARYGFAAGLAVDLLSTGSQLVGTGALVLVLVGYGCGVVRPYLSATGLVGQVALAAAASTVAVLAYGLLSQLLEAAPSTPFDAVQSGLATGLYNALLAPLVVVPVGVLSRRVPGAPAVTPRSPL; translated from the coding sequence ATGATCGCCAGAGCGGCGATGATGACGCTCGTCGCGATGACCGCGCTCCTCCTCGACACCGTCGTACTGCCCGGGCTCTCCTTCGGGATGTGGCGGCCCGACGTCCTCGTGCTCACCGTGGTGGGGTTCGCCCTCGTCGACGGGCCCGGCACCGGGGCCCGCTACGGCTTCGCCGCGGGGTTGGCGGTCGACCTGCTGTCGACCGGGAGCCAGCTCGTCGGCACGGGGGCCCTCGTGCTCGTGCTCGTGGGCTACGGCTGCGGGGTCGTGCGCCCCTACCTGTCGGCGACCGGGCTCGTCGGCCAGGTCGCTCTCGCCGCGGCGGCGAGCACGGTCGCGGTCCTCGCCTACGGGCTGCTCTCCCAGCTGCTCGAGGCGGCGCCCTCCACGCCTTTCGACGCTGTCCAGTCGGGTCTCGCCACCGGGCTGTACAACGCGCTGCTGGCCCCGCTCGTCGTCGTCCCCGTGGGCGTCCTGTCCCGACGCGTGCCCGGGGCTCCCGCGGTCACGCCACGTTCCCCGCTCTGA
- the ndk gene encoding nucleoside-diphosphate kinase: protein MTSAQRTLVLVKPDGVRRSLIGEVLARIERKGLTVARLELRTIDRGVAEEHYAEHVDKPFFEELVTFITSGPLVAMVVEGPDAVAATRSLMGATNPVEAPPGSIRGDFATEIGENVVHGSDSPDSADREMRIFFGG, encoded by the coding sequence ATGACCTCCGCGCAACGCACCCTCGTCCTCGTCAAACCCGATGGTGTCCGCCGCAGCCTGATCGGCGAGGTCCTCGCGCGCATCGAGCGCAAGGGGCTGACGGTCGCCCGGCTGGAGCTGCGGACCATCGACCGGGGGGTGGCGGAGGAGCACTACGCCGAGCACGTCGACAAGCCGTTCTTCGAGGAGCTCGTCACGTTCATCACGAGCGGCCCGCTCGTTGCGATGGTCGTGGAGGGCCCCGACGCGGTCGCCGCAACCCGTTCCCTCATGGGCGCCACGAACCCCGTCGAGGCGCCCCCCGGCTCGATCCGCGGCGACTTCGCGACCGAGATCGGCGAGAACGTCGTCCACGGGTCGGACTCGCCGGACAGCGCCGATCGCGAGATGCGGATCTTTTTCGGCGGGTAG
- the mreC gene encoding rod shape-determining protein MreC — MPDRRRNPTMLAVLVLVSLVLLTVDYRQGDGGAVAAVQRGAMAVFGPVQEGFAGVVRPVGSFFASVADLRRLRDENAAQAEELKRLREARLSEADLERQNRELRAQLAMRDRLGFTTTGAQVIAEAPGAFEWTVLIDSGADSGLRQGMAVLNEDGLVGKVVAVTRSHARVQLVSSPQAGYVVKIADSGAEGFLSGRGSRPYQLDMANAEMEVEPGAEVVTYAFRGSSIPDGIPVGVVEEHPQTREAGGAVVSVRPHVNFARLGFVQIVLDAPVHPDDLDPEELVEGGDPPRPPPMPPRHAPPADSPEQGQTQGQPGGDTNRT, encoded by the coding sequence ATGCCTGACCGTCGCCGCAACCCCACCATGCTCGCCGTCTTGGTGCTGGTGTCGCTCGTGCTGCTCACCGTCGACTACCGGCAGGGTGACGGTGGGGCGGTCGCTGCCGTGCAACGCGGCGCCATGGCCGTGTTCGGGCCGGTGCAGGAGGGTTTCGCCGGGGTGGTGCGTCCCGTCGGCTCGTTCTTCGCCTCCGTCGCCGACCTGCGGCGGCTGCGTGACGAGAACGCCGCGCAGGCCGAGGAGCTCAAGCGGCTGCGGGAGGCGCGGCTGTCCGAAGCGGACCTGGAGCGGCAGAACCGCGAGCTGCGGGCGCAGCTCGCCATGCGCGACCGCCTCGGCTTCACGACCACCGGCGCCCAGGTCATCGCCGAGGCGCCAGGCGCCTTCGAGTGGACCGTCCTCATCGACTCCGGGGCCGACAGCGGCCTGCGCCAGGGCATGGCCGTCCTAAACGAGGACGGGCTGGTCGGCAAGGTCGTCGCCGTGACCCGCTCCCACGCGCGCGTGCAGCTGGTGTCCTCGCCCCAGGCCGGCTACGTCGTGAAGATCGCCGACAGCGGCGCGGAGGGCTTCCTGTCCGGTCGTGGCTCCCGCCCCTACCAGCTCGACATGGCCAACGCGGAAATGGAGGTGGAGCCCGGCGCGGAGGTCGTGACCTACGCGTTCCGGGGGTCGAGCATCCCCGACGGCATCCCCGTCGGCGTGGTCGAGGAGCACCCGCAGACACGGGAGGCGGGCGGCGCGGTGGTGTCGGTCCGCCCCCACGTCAACTTCGCGCGGCTTGGCTTCGTGCAGATCGTGCTCGACGCACCCGTGCACCCCGACGACCTCGATCCCGAGGAGCTCGTCGAGGGGGGGGACCCGCCGCGTCCCCCACCGATGCCTCCCCGCCACGCGCCCCCGGCCGACTCGCCTGAGCAAGGCCAGACCCAGGGACAGCCAGGGGGAGACACGAACCGGACATGA
- a CDS encoding Mur ligase family protein, protein MSDPGSYADSVAALYARQPERMVPDLDRMRTLVELLGRPDQTFPAIQLTGTNGKTSTAAMVTCLLGALGLAAGTFTSPHLQDVRERIRVGGEPISREAFTEGLDYLGPFLAEVDVRHHDRVTFFEVLTALALVHFADRPVDVGVFEVGMGGRWDATNLVRGEVAVLTGVGVDHAELGPDPASVAREKVGIIKDGAVVVAARQEPAVSEIIVDAAERAGGRLVVAGRDFDVASRELAVGGQLLTLRGVTGDVEDVYLPLHGVHQALNAACALAAVEGFLGFAGNLDPAVIREGFAAVRSPGRLEVVRRPHASTVVLDGAHNPLGAQALASALEDEFAFRHRVLVLGVLGDKDVEGIVDALLEVAEHVVVTEPPSTRAAPADRLEKLIRRASRAGTRRAPTVEVAPDVASAVELASGLAAQEDAVVVTGSLYTVGAARAALGLAVA, encoded by the coding sequence GTGAGCGACCCGGGCTCCTACGCCGACAGCGTGGCCGCCCTGTACGCGCGCCAACCCGAGCGGATGGTGCCCGACCTGGACCGGATGCGGACCCTCGTCGAGCTGCTCGGCCGGCCCGACCAGACCTTCCCGGCCATCCAGCTCACCGGCACGAACGGCAAGACCTCCACCGCGGCGATGGTGACGTGCCTGCTCGGGGCGCTCGGTCTCGCGGCGGGCACCTTCACCTCGCCGCACCTCCAGGACGTCCGGGAACGGATCCGCGTCGGCGGGGAGCCGATCAGCCGGGAGGCCTTCACCGAGGGGCTCGACTACCTCGGGCCGTTCCTCGCCGAGGTCGACGTCCGCCACCACGACCGGGTGACCTTCTTCGAGGTGCTCACCGCGCTCGCGCTCGTGCACTTCGCCGACCGTCCGGTGGACGTCGGCGTGTTCGAGGTCGGCATGGGGGGCCGGTGGGACGCGACCAACCTCGTGCGGGGGGAGGTGGCGGTCCTGACCGGGGTGGGCGTCGACCACGCCGAGCTCGGGCCCGATCCCGCCTCGGTGGCCCGCGAGAAGGTCGGGATCATCAAGGACGGGGCCGTGGTGGTGGCGGCCCGCCAGGAGCCGGCGGTCTCCGAAATCATCGTCGACGCGGCCGAGCGCGCGGGGGGCCGTCTCGTCGTGGCCGGGCGCGACTTCGACGTCGCCTCGCGGGAGCTGGCCGTCGGGGGGCAGCTGCTCACCCTGCGGGGGGTCACCGGCGACGTCGAGGACGTGTACCTGCCTCTCCACGGGGTGCACCAAGCGCTCAACGCCGCCTGCGCACTCGCGGCCGTCGAAGGCTTCCTCGGGTTTGCCGGCAACCTCGATCCTGCGGTGATCCGTGAGGGCTTCGCCGCCGTGCGGTCGCCGGGCCGTCTCGAGGTCGTGCGCCGACCGCATGCTTCCACGGTCGTGCTCGACGGAGCGCACAACCCTCTCGGGGCGCAGGCACTCGCCAGCGCCCTCGAGGACGAGTTCGCCTTCCGCCACCGGGTCCTCGTGCTCGGGGTGCTCGGCGACAAGGACGTCGAGGGGATCGTCGACGCGCTGCTCGAGGTCGCCGAGCACGTCGTGGTGACCGAACCGCCGAGCACCCGGGCGGCGCCCGCCGACCGGCTCGAGAAGCTGATCCGGCGCGCGTCGCGAGCGGGAACCCGGCGGGCGCCCACGGTCGAGGTCGCCCCGGACGTCGCCTCGGCGGTGGAGCTCGCGTCGGGCCTGGCGGCGCAGGAGGACGCCGTCGTCGTCACCGGGTCGCTCTACACCGTCGGCGCGGCGCGGGCGGCGCTCGGCCTCGCGGTGGCGTGA
- a CDS encoding rod shape-determining protein produces MAQNVVSALQFFGRDIAVDLGTANTLVYVRGRGIVLNEPSVVAINTKNGAILAVGSEAKRMIGRTPGHIVAIRPLKDGVIADFDVTEKMLRYFIQKVHRRRYFTFLNKPRVVVCVPSGITGVEQRAVEEASIQAGARAAYIIEEPMAAAIGAGLPVHEPAGNMVVDIGGGTTEVAVISLGGIVTSASIRIGGDELDEAVVNYVKKEYSLMLGERTAEEIKMAIGSAFPLPEENHAEIRGRDLVSGLPKTIIVSAEEVRKAIEEPVNSIVDAVKSTLDRCPPELAADIMDKGIVITGGGAMLHGLDERLKHETGMPIHTADNPLHSVAVGSGKCLEEFEALRRVLISSSRH; encoded by the coding sequence GTGGCGCAGAACGTCGTCTCCGCCCTCCAGTTCTTCGGCCGTGACATCGCCGTGGACCTGGGCACCGCGAACACCCTCGTCTACGTGCGGGGACGCGGCATCGTCCTGAACGAGCCTTCGGTCGTCGCCATCAACACGAAGAACGGCGCGATCCTCGCCGTCGGGTCCGAGGCCAAGCGCATGATCGGCCGGACCCCCGGCCACATCGTCGCCATCCGCCCCCTGAAGGACGGCGTCATCGCCGACTTCGACGTGACGGAGAAGATGCTGCGCTACTTCATCCAGAAGGTGCACCGCCGCCGCTACTTCACCTTCCTCAACAAGCCCCGGGTGGTCGTGTGCGTGCCCTCGGGCATCACCGGGGTCGAGCAGCGCGCCGTCGAGGAGGCCTCTATCCAGGCCGGCGCCCGCGCCGCCTACATCATCGAGGAGCCGATGGCCGCGGCGATCGGGGCCGGCCTGCCCGTCCACGAGCCGGCCGGCAACATGGTCGTCGACATCGGCGGGGGCACGACCGAGGTCGCGGTCATCTCCCTCGGTGGGATCGTGACGAGCGCCTCGATCCGCATCGGCGGCGACGAGCTCGACGAGGCGGTCGTGAACTACGTGAAGAAGGAGTACTCGCTCATGCTCGGCGAGCGCACCGCCGAGGAGATCAAGATGGCGATCGGCAGCGCCTTCCCGCTGCCCGAGGAGAACCACGCCGAGATCCGCGGGCGCGACCTCGTGAGCGGCCTGCCGAAGACGATCATCGTGAGCGCCGAAGAGGTCCGCAAGGCCATCGAGGAGCCGGTCAACTCGATCGTGGACGCGGTGAAGTCGACGCTTGACCGCTGCCCGCCCGAGCTGGCCGCCGACATCATGGACAAGGGCATCGTCATCACCGGCGGCGGGGCGATGCTCCACGGGCTCGACGAGCGGCTGAAGCACGAGACGGGGATGCCGATCCACACGGCCGACAACCCGCTGCACTCCGTCGCGGTGGGCTCGGGCAAGTGCCTGGAGGAGTTCGAGGCCCTGCGCCGGGTCCTCATCTCGTCGTCGCGCCACTGA
- a CDS encoding JAB domain-containing protein: MTAAPIVPACPTCTVGAGRAFRPGPPRQRTQVTTPEDAAALVVPLLTGLDREHCLLVTLDVKHRLLGVATVSVGTADHTFMAPREVYRDALLVGASAIFLAHNHPSGDATPSADDRALTRRLAQAGSTLGVELLDHLVVGDPDWTSLARMGVL; encoded by the coding sequence GTGACCGCAGCGCCGATCGTCCCCGCCTGTCCCACCTGCACGGTCGGGGCCGGCCGCGCGTTCCGCCCCGGGCCCCCCCGACAGCGCACCCAGGTGACCACCCCCGAGGACGCCGCGGCGCTGGTCGTACCGCTGTTGACGGGGCTCGACCGGGAGCACTGCCTGCTCGTGACCCTCGACGTGAAGCACCGGCTGCTCGGCGTGGCGACCGTGTCGGTCGGCACGGCCGACCACACCTTCATGGCTCCCCGCGAGGTCTACCGTGACGCGCTCCTTGTCGGGGCGAGCGCCATCTTCCTCGCCCACAACCACCCGAGCGGCGACGCCACCCCGAGCGCCGACGACCGGGCACTGACGCGCCGCCTCGCGCAGGCCGGTTCGACCCTCGGCGTGGAGCTGCTCGACCACCTCGTCGTCGGCGACCCCGACTGGACGAGCCTTGCCCGGATGGGCGTGCTTTGA